In Sphingomonas crocodyli, a genomic segment contains:
- a CDS encoding succinate dehydrogenase assembly factor 2, with translation MDRDARIKRLQFRAWHRGTREADYMMGCYFDRLHQGWDEESLSWFEALLGQEDPDILGWAMGSIPVPPEWQGPMMERMQRLDYIKIN, from the coding sequence ATGGACCGCGACGCCCGCATCAAGCGCCTGCAATTCCGCGCCTGGCATCGCGGGACGCGCGAAGCCGATTACATGATGGGCTGCTATTTCGATCGGCTCCACCAGGGTTGGGACGAAGAATCGCTTAGCTGGTTCGAAGCGCTGCTGGGTCAGGAGGATCCCGACATCCTCGGCTGGGCGATGGGATCGATCCCGGTGCCGCCCGAATGGCAGGGGCCGATGATGGAGCGGATGCAGCGGCTGGATTACATCAAGATCAACTGA
- the mfd gene encoding transcription-repair coupling factor — protein MTDLQRILKASDPLTLARAPAGFQPWLLADLARAAATNGGRVIFVAADDQAMHAVADAASYFAPELSVLHLPAWDCLPYDRASPALKATTDRLAALHALQSKPKGPVLIATTINAVTQRTLTPFRIRQLVARLAPGERIDRDKLAALLQANGYVRADTVTDPGEYAVRGGLVDLYPSGEPAALRLDFFGDEIESVRQFDPADQRTIGRIDGFTLLPASEALLDEETIKRFRGRYRERFGATATGDPLYQAVSEGRRLAGMDHWLPLFEDRLTTIFDHLAPEDLVIREGGSVKAAEDRFEAITDYHANRVRAQSKEPGSYRPLDPNELYLTSAEWEAAVADKPVHLVTSFDEPESDRVIDMAAEAARDFAPERQQGVNIYDAVVEHVEQLGKAKKKVVLASYSIGARERFAGLLKDHGLDRVPFADNWQEALGLANGGGAALVVVPLDHGFTSGDVALLTEQDMLGDRLVRRQKRKKSADAFLQELATLSPGDLVVHMEHGIGRYEGLTSIPVSKAPHDCVALTYAGGDKLYVPVESLDVLSRYGAESEGVALDKLGGVAWQQRRARMKERIREIAGELIKTAAERALRPAEVAQPEQEYNEFVDRFPYQETDDQDRAIADVIDDLGSGTPMDRLVCGDVGFGKTEVALRAAFVAAMAGMQVAIVCPTTLLARQHHQNFVDRFRGFPVNVGRLSRLVPAGEAKQVKDGLSSGTIDIVVGTHALLAKGIEFKRLGLVIVDEEQRFGVTHKERLKALKTDVHMLTLTATPIPRTLQMAMSGLRELSVIQTPPVDRLAVRTYVAPWDGVVVREALLREHYRGGQSFLVTPRVKDLPDLEDYLRKEVPEVKYVIAHGQMAPSEVEERMSAFYDKKFDVLVSTTIVESGLDIPSANTLIVNRADKFGLAQLYQLRGRVGRSKTRAYAYLTTSDRRITDTAEKRLHILQNLDTLGAGFQLATHDLDIRGAGNLLGDEQSGHIKEVGFELYQSMLEEAILEAKAGGLAEEKREAFTPQITVDAPILIPDDYVPDLDLRMGLYRRMNEAENRQEIEAFAAEMIDRFGPLPEPTQNLLSVIEAKLNCRKACVAKLDVGPRGALVTFHNDNFPDLPGLLAYVDRLKEVARLRPDSKLVINRGWPDPKARLHGALQLSRGLAKILS, from the coding sequence ATGACCGACCTCCAGCGCATCCTCAAAGCCTCCGACCCGCTGACGCTCGCGCGAGCGCCGGCAGGGTTCCAGCCGTGGCTGCTCGCCGATCTGGCGCGCGCGGCGGCGACAAACGGCGGCCGCGTAATCTTCGTCGCGGCGGACGATCAGGCGATGCATGCGGTGGCCGATGCGGCGAGTTACTTCGCGCCCGAACTGTCGGTGCTGCACCTGCCGGCATGGGACTGCCTGCCGTATGATCGGGCCAGCCCCGCGCTGAAAGCGACGACCGATCGGCTCGCCGCGCTCCACGCCTTGCAATCCAAGCCCAAGGGACCAGTGCTGATCGCGACGACGATCAACGCCGTCACCCAGCGCACCCTAACCCCCTTCCGCATCCGCCAGCTGGTCGCACGGTTAGCGCCCGGCGAGCGGATCGATCGCGACAAGCTGGCGGCGCTGCTGCAGGCGAACGGCTATGTCCGCGCGGACACCGTTACCGATCCGGGCGAATATGCGGTGCGCGGCGGGCTGGTCGATCTCTATCCGTCGGGCGAACCCGCCGCGTTGCGCCTCGATTTCTTCGGCGACGAGATCGAAAGCGTCCGCCAGTTTGACCCCGCCGATCAGCGCACGATCGGCCGCATCGACGGCTTCACCCTGCTCCCCGCCTCCGAAGCGTTACTCGACGAAGAGACAATCAAGCGTTTCCGTGGCCGCTATCGCGAACGCTTCGGCGCGACTGCGACCGGCGATCCGCTCTATCAGGCGGTGTCCGAAGGCCGCCGCCTCGCGGGCATGGACCATTGGCTCCCGCTGTTCGAGGATCGGCTGACCACCATCTTCGATCACCTCGCGCCTGAAGACCTCGTCATCCGCGAAGGCGGCAGCGTGAAGGCGGCCGAGGATCGGTTCGAGGCGATCACCGATTATCATGCCAATCGCGTGCGGGCGCAGTCGAAGGAGCCGGGCAGCTATCGCCCGCTCGATCCCAACGAACTCTATCTGACCTCGGCCGAATGGGAAGCCGCGGTCGCGGACAAGCCCGTCCACCTCGTCACCTCGTTCGACGAACCGGAGAGCGACCGCGTCATCGACATGGCGGCCGAAGCTGCACGCGACTTCGCACCAGAACGCCAGCAGGGCGTCAACATCTACGACGCGGTCGTCGAGCATGTGGAACAGCTGGGCAAGGCGAAGAAGAAGGTCGTCCTCGCCAGCTATTCGATCGGCGCGCGCGAACGCTTTGCGGGGCTGCTCAAGGATCACGGCCTCGATCGCGTGCCCTTCGCCGACAATTGGCAGGAGGCGCTGGGCCTCGCCAATGGTGGCGGCGCGGCCTTGGTCGTGGTGCCGCTCGATCACGGCTTCACCAGCGGCGATGTCGCGCTGCTCACCGAGCAGGACATGCTCGGCGACCGCCTCGTCCGGCGGCAGAAGCGCAAGAAATCGGCCGACGCCTTCCTGCAGGAACTGGCCACGCTCAGCCCCGGCGACCTTGTCGTCCACATGGAACACGGCATCGGCCGCTATGAGGGGCTGACGTCGATCCCGGTCAGCAAGGCGCCGCACGACTGCGTCGCGCTGACCTATGCCGGCGGCGACAAGCTCTACGTCCCCGTCGAAAGCCTCGACGTACTCAGCCGCTATGGCGCGGAGAGCGAGGGCGTCGCGCTCGACAAACTCGGCGGCGTCGCGTGGCAGCAGCGCCGCGCGCGGATGAAGGAGCGGATCCGCGAAATTGCGGGCGAGCTGATCAAGACCGCCGCCGAACGCGCGCTCCGCCCCGCCGAAGTCGCACAGCCCGAGCAGGAGTATAACGAGTTCGTCGATCGCTTCCCCTATCAGGAGACCGACGATCAGGATCGCGCGATCGCCGACGTGATCGACGATCTGGGTTCGGGTACGCCGATGGACCGCCTCGTCTGCGGCGACGTGGGCTTCGGCAAGACCGAGGTTGCCTTGCGCGCCGCCTTCGTCGCGGCAATGGCGGGGATGCAGGTGGCGATCGTGTGCCCGACCACGCTGCTCGCGCGGCAGCATCACCAGAATTTCGTCGATCGCTTCCGCGGCTTCCCGGTCAATGTCGGCCGCCTCAGCCGCCTTGTCCCCGCCGGTGAGGCGAAGCAGGTCAAGGACGGGCTCTCATCGGGCACGATCGACATCGTCGTGGGCACCCACGCGCTGCTCGCCAAGGGGATCGAGTTCAAGCGGCTCGGCCTCGTCATCGTCGATGAGGAACAGCGTTTCGGCGTGACCCACAAGGAACGGCTGAAGGCGCTCAAGACCGACGTCCACATGCTGACGCTGACCGCGACGCCGATCCCGCGCACGCTCCAGATGGCGATGTCGGGCCTGCGCGAATTGTCGGTGATCCAGACCCCGCCGGTCGATCGCCTGGCCGTGCGTACCTATGTGGCGCCTTGGGATGGCGTGGTGGTGCGCGAGGCGCTGTTGCGCGAACATTATCGCGGCGGGCAGAGCTTCCTCGTCACTCCGCGCGTCAAGGATCTGCCCGATCTCGAGGACTATCTCCGCAAGGAAGTGCCCGAGGTGAAGTACGTCATCGCGCACGGCCAGATGGCGCCGAGCGAGGTCGAGGAACGGATGTCGGCCTTCTACGACAAGAAGTTCGACGTGCTGGTATCGACCACGATCGTCGAAAGCGGGCTCGACATCCCGTCCGCCAACACCCTGATCGTTAATCGCGCGGATAAATTCGGCCTGGCGCAGCTATACCAGCTGCGCGGGCGCGTCGGCCGATCAAAGACGCGCGCCTACGCTTACCTGACGACCAGCGACCGGCGGATCACGGACACGGCCGAGAAGCGGCTGCACATCCTCCAGAATCTCGACACTTTGGGCGCCGGCTTCCAGCTGGCGACCCACGATCTCGACATTCGTGGTGCTGGCAATCTGCTGGGCGACGAGCAATCGGGCCATATCAAGGAAGTCGGCTTCGAACTCTACCAGTCGATGCTGGAGGAGGCGATCCTGGAGGCCAAGGCCGGCGGCCTGGCCGAGGAGAAGCGCGAGGCGTTCACCCCGCAGATCACCGTCGACGCGCCGATCCTGATCCCCGACGATTATGTGCCCGATCTCGATCTGCGCATGGGCCTCTATCGCCGCATGAACGAGGCCGAGAACAGGCAGGAGATCGAGGCCTTCGCCGCCGAGATGATCGACCGTTTCGGCCCGCTGCCCGAACCGACGCAGAACCTGCTGAGCGTGATCGAGGCCAAGCTCAACTGCCGCAAGGCGTGCGTTGCGAAGCTCGACGTCGGCCCGCGCGGCGCGCTCGTCACCTTCCACAACGACAATTTCCCCGATCTGCCGGGACTGCTCGCCTATGTCGACCGGCTGAAGGAGGTCGCCAGGCTGCGTCCTGACAGCAAGCTCGTCATCAACCGCGGCTGGCCGGACCCCAAGGCCCGCCTCCACGGCGCGCTGCAGCTGTCGCGCGGATTGGCGAAGATCCTTTCCTAG
- a CDS encoding NADH:flavin oxidoreductase has protein sequence MSDLFAPLRFTRGTAMKNRFMLAPLTNWQSHEDGTLSQEEHDWLVMRAKGGFGAVMTAAAFVLWNGKGFQGQLGIHDDKCLPGLTRLASAIKTDGALAYVQLYHAGLRTNAGLTGEQPIGPSEDAVSGARAMTIDEVEAMVEAFVRAAERAQQAGFDGVELHGAHTYILCAFLSAEMNRREDRYGGSLENRARIIREIIAGVRARCGDHFTLGLRLSAERMGMQMAEVRTLCEQLCAEDQLDYIDMSLWDAFKDPEEEAFKGRPLLSWFLDFDRHNTAIGVAGQVRSGAAAQACLDAGSDFVLIGRAAIVNHDFADRVDTNRAFAMDPPPIDRTRMPGEGVSPAFLDYLTTSFPGFLTTAA, from the coding sequence ATGTCGGATCTGTTCGCGCCGCTGCGCTTCACGCGGGGCACCGCGATGAAAAACCGCTTCATGCTGGCACCGCTCACCAACTGGCAAAGCCATGAGGACGGCACTTTGTCGCAGGAGGAGCATGACTGGCTCGTCATGCGCGCAAAGGGCGGTTTCGGCGCGGTGATGACGGCGGCCGCCTTCGTCCTGTGGAACGGCAAGGGCTTTCAGGGGCAGCTGGGCATCCATGACGACAAGTGCCTGCCGGGCCTCACGCGGCTGGCGAGCGCGATCAAGACCGATGGGGCGCTGGCCTATGTGCAGCTGTATCACGCCGGCCTGCGGACCAATGCGGGGCTGACCGGCGAACAGCCGATCGGGCCGTCGGAGGACGCGGTCAGCGGTGCGCGGGCGATGACGATCGACGAGGTCGAGGCGATGGTCGAGGCGTTCGTCCGCGCGGCCGAGCGGGCGCAGCAGGCGGGCTTCGACGGCGTCGAGCTGCACGGCGCACATACCTACATCCTGTGCGCCTTCCTGAGCGCCGAGATGAACCGGCGCGAGGATCGTTATGGCGGCTCTCTGGAGAACCGCGCGCGCATCATCCGGGAGATCATCGCGGGAGTTCGCGCGCGCTGCGGCGATCACTTCACGCTGGGCCTGCGCCTGTCGGCCGAGCGGATGGGGATGCAGATGGCCGAGGTGCGCACGCTGTGCGAACAGCTCTGCGCAGAGGATCAGCTCGATTATATCGACATGTCGCTGTGGGATGCGTTCAAGGATCCCGAGGAGGAGGCGTTCAAGGGTCGCCCGCTGCTCAGCTGGTTCCTAGACTTCGATCGCCACAACACCGCGATCGGCGTGGCCGGGCAGGTGCGGTCGGGCGCAGCTGCGCAGGCGTGCCTCGATGCGGGATCGGATTTCGTGCTGATCGGTCGCGCGGCGATCGTGAACCACGATTTCGCCGATCGCGTCGACACCAACCGCGCCTTCGCGATGGACCCACCCCCGATCGACCGCACGCGCATGCCGGGCGAGGGCGTCAGCCCCGCCTTCCTCGATTATCTGACGACGAGCTTTCCGGGTTTCCTGACGACGGCGGCGTGA
- a CDS encoding putative bifunctional diguanylate cyclase/phosphodiesterase, with product MVNVAGLNGTADEVAGGGFLPLFLLSFRQRDELAALIRKSGRSVVAARRPDMIERRFIGSGAAIAVVDARGAPREGLAACEALSLPIASTGSALLVLISQGDLAVLDRFIEAGVTHYLISPFGQDALVNMLRMTDRFVERVAGGGKSASERARLRLAETEAWTWRPGDRSVQLSSAFAERIGLAERDVHIWRLLAGIDKAGRRAANEALSKLLANGRAGAFAHGVGGRGERLAHHIHFDDDRGVVIGWVEGSRGEGEVPAGPSDPLTGLANADTVRAFLAERLTNGEGPEPRATLMLLGISRFGLVNAAFGRVAGDAVLQGVAKRIERIMGQAGQERVLIARTAGSEFAIAIGSSLAPEKAELIAQRLVDAVCRPFVSAERLIPLSCRVGVAAAEPDRSEPVASLFQRAGAALAAAKHGDQGVHMLDASQEAESHRRSQLEIDLRRALHDREIDVLFQPQVKIGTGEIVGVEALARWRHPTLGELGAETLFDAAARSDYVTQLSAHVQRRALELAARWPLGLSHLRLSLNVTASDITSPNFVAEFLARVDAVGFPRQRLTVEVTESGLIEDLSNAAVILSDLRGAGLRVAIDDFGTGYSSLAYLKALPLDYLKIDKALAADISGSTRDRIVVRGVIDMARSLGLAVVAEGVETTAQLGLLAREGCNYYQGFLCSRAVDSEALIGLLQGERSEASPAA from the coding sequence ATGGTGAATGTCGCTGGGCTTAACGGGACGGCCGACGAAGTGGCCGGTGGCGGATTTCTGCCGCTTTTCCTGTTATCGTTCCGGCAACGTGACGAATTGGCCGCGCTGATCCGCAAATCGGGCCGCTCGGTCGTCGCCGCCCGTCGTCCGGACATGATCGAACGCCGCTTCATCGGATCGGGTGCCGCGATCGCCGTGGTCGATGCGCGTGGCGCCCCGCGCGAAGGGCTGGCGGCGTGCGAGGCGCTGTCGCTGCCGATCGCGTCGACCGGTTCGGCGCTGCTGGTGCTCATATCACAGGGCGATCTTGCCGTGCTCGATCGCTTCATCGAGGCGGGCGTTACCCATTATCTGATCAGCCCGTTCGGGCAGGACGCGCTCGTCAACATGCTGCGCATGACCGATCGCTTCGTCGAGCGGGTGGCAGGCGGCGGCAAATCGGCATCCGAACGGGCGCGGCTGCGGCTGGCGGAAACCGAAGCCTGGACATGGCGGCCCGGCGATCGATCGGTGCAGCTGAGTTCGGCCTTTGCCGAGCGGATCGGGCTGGCCGAGCGTGATGTGCATATCTGGCGCCTGCTGGCCGGGATCGACAAGGCGGGGCGGCGCGCGGCGAACGAGGCGCTCAGCAAGTTGCTGGCCAATGGCCGCGCGGGCGCCTTCGCGCATGGCGTGGGCGGGCGCGGCGAGCGGCTGGCGCACCATATCCATTTCGATGACGATCGCGGCGTCGTGATCGGCTGGGTCGAGGGATCGCGCGGCGAGGGCGAGGTGCCGGCCGGGCCCAGTGATCCGCTGACCGGTCTCGCCAATGCCGATACGGTGCGCGCCTTCCTGGCCGAACGCCTGACGAACGGCGAGGGGCCGGAGCCGCGCGCGACCTTGATGCTGCTGGGCATCAGCCGCTTCGGGCTGGTCAACGCCGCCTTTGGGCGCGTGGCGGGCGATGCGGTGCTGCAGGGCGTCGCCAAGCGGATCGAGCGGATCATGGGGCAGGCGGGGCAGGAGCGCGTGCTGATCGCGCGCACCGCCGGTTCGGAATTCGCGATCGCGATCGGATCGTCGCTGGCGCCCGAAAAGGCCGAACTGATCGCGCAGCGGTTGGTGGACGCGGTATGCCGTCCCTTTGTCTCGGCCGAGCGGCTGATCCCGCTCAGCTGTCGCGTCGGCGTGGCGGCGGCGGAGCCCGATCGGAGCGAGCCGGTCGCTTCGCTGTTCCAGCGTGCGGGCGCGGCGCTCGCAGCGGCCAAGCATGGCGATCAGGGCGTCCATATGCTCGATGCCAGCCAGGAAGCGGAGTCGCATCGCCGCAGCCAGCTGGAGATCGACCTTCGCCGCGCGCTGCACGATCGCGAGATCGACGTGCTGTTCCAGCCGCAGGTCAAGATCGGCACTGGCGAGATCGTGGGGGTCGAGGCGCTGGCGCGCTGGCGGCATCCGACGCTTGGCGAACTGGGTGCGGAGACCCTGTTCGATGCGGCCGCGCGATCGGACTATGTGACCCAGCTTTCGGCGCATGTGCAGCGTCGCGCGCTCGAACTGGCGGCGCGATGGCCGCTGGGGCTGTCGCATCTGCGCCTGTCGCTGAACGTTACCGCGTCGGACATCACGTCGCCCAATTTTGTCGCCGAATTCCTCGCGCGCGTCGACGCGGTCGGCTTCCCGCGCCAGCGGCTGACCGTCGAAGTCACCGAAAGCGGGCTGATCGAAGATCTGTCGAACGCGGCGGTGATCCTCAGCGATCTGCGCGGCGCCGGGCTGCGCGTCGCGATCGACGATTTCGGCACGGGCTATTCGAGCCTCGCTTATCTCAAGGCCTTGCCGCTCGATTATCTCAAGATCGACAAGGCGCTCGCCGCTGACATTTCGGGGTCGACCCGCGATCGCATCGTGGTGCGCGGCGTGATCGATATGGCGCGTTCGCTGGGCCTCGCGGTCGTCGCGGAGGGTGTGGAGACGACTGCCCAATTGGGCCTGCTCGCACGCGAGGGCTGCAATTATTATCAGGGCTTCCTGTGTTCGCGCGCCGTCGACAGTGAGGCGCTGATCGGCCTGCTCCAGGGCGAGCGTTCGGAGGCGTCCCCGGCCGCCTGA
- the moaA gene encoding GTP 3',8-cyclase MoaA codes for MEMRPVTASPRLTDRLGRRISYLRLSVTDRCDLRCRYCMAEDMRFLPNGDLLTIDELATLSEAFIRRGVRKIRLTGGEPLVRRGIDDLARAIGRHIGHGLDELTITTNGTLLDSHAEALAAAGVRRINVSLDSRDPERFRTITRRGDLADVLRGLDAAKAAGLAIKINMVALKGVNEDEIEPMLRWCAEQGFDMTLIETMPLGEVDEDRVDRFLPLDHVRTDLESRYTLAPLAHRTGGPARYSQVEELGVRIGFITPMTANFCDGCNRVRVTAAGEIFPCLGHEDAIDLRAALRSGQAEAIDAALDEAMAIKPERHHFRIAERSAAPTVRRHMSVTGG; via the coding sequence ATGGAAATGCGTCCCGTCACGGCGTCTCCGCGACTGACCGACCGACTCGGCCGGCGGATCAGCTATCTGCGCCTGTCCGTGACCGATCGATGCGATCTGCGCTGCCGCTATTGCATGGCGGAAGATATGCGCTTCCTGCCCAATGGCGATCTGCTGACGATCGACGAACTGGCGACTTTGTCCGAAGCCTTCATCCGCCGCGGGGTCCGCAAGATCCGGCTGACGGGCGGCGAGCCGCTGGTCCGGCGCGGGATCGATGATCTGGCGCGTGCGATCGGCCGCCATATCGGCCACGGCCTCGACGAACTGACGATCACCACCAACGGCACCCTGCTCGATAGCCATGCCGAGGCGCTGGCGGCGGCGGGGGTGCGGCGGATCAACGTCAGCCTCGACAGCCGCGATCCGGAACGTTTCCGCACGATCACGCGCCGGGGCGATCTGGCCGATGTCCTGCGCGGCCTCGACGCCGCCAAAGCCGCCGGCCTTGCGATCAAGATCAACATGGTCGCGCTGAAGGGCGTGAACGAGGACGAGATCGAACCCATGCTGCGCTGGTGCGCCGAACAGGGTTTCGACATGACCCTGATCGAAACGATGCCGCTGGGTGAGGTCGACGAGGATCGCGTCGACCGTTTCCTGCCGCTCGATCATGTCCGCACGGATCTGGAGAGCCGCTACACGCTCGCCCCGCTCGCGCACCGCACCGGCGGGCCGGCGCGCTATTCGCAGGTCGAGGAACTGGGCGTGCGGATCGGCTTCATCACCCCGATGACGGCCAATTTCTGCGACGGCTGCAATCGCGTGCGCGTGACCGCCGCTGGCGAGATATTCCCCTGCCTGGGCCATGAGGACGCGATCGACCTGCGCGCAGCGCTGCGATCCGGACAGGCTGAGGCGATCGACGCCGCGCTCGACGAGGCGATGGCGATCAAGCCCGAGCGCCACCATTTCCGTATCGCCGAACGCAGCGCGGCCCCCACGGTGCGCCGCCATATGAGCGTGACCGGCGGATGA
- a CDS encoding NAD kinase: MTDRRMALVASPTPQAKAAADALRELYEWHPIDRAELVVALGGDGFLLRTLHSMLDRHRVLPVFGMNLGTVGFLMNEWKPDLLELRLQHAKTITVLPLRMDAVTMDGEQISIPAINEVSLLRETRETAKLEVMVDGRVVLPELVCDGVLVATPAGSTAYNLSAQGPILPLDSSLLALTPISPFRPRRWRGAILPNRTKVTFRVLDSGKRSVSAVADQHEVRDVESVTISIDRTSPLTLLFDPEHALDDRIAAEQFAT; encoded by the coding sequence ATGACCGACCGCCGGATGGCGCTCGTCGCCTCCCCCACGCCGCAGGCGAAGGCTGCGGCCGATGCCCTGCGCGAGCTTTACGAATGGCACCCGATCGATCGGGCCGAACTGGTCGTGGCGCTGGGCGGTGACGGCTTTCTGCTGCGCACGCTCCATTCGATGCTCGATCGGCACCGCGTGCTTCCCGTGTTCGGCATGAACCTAGGCACCGTCGGCTTCCTGATGAACGAATGGAAGCCCGACCTGCTGGAACTGCGCCTGCAGCATGCCAAGACGATCACCGTCCTGCCGCTGCGCATGGATGCGGTGACGATGGACGGCGAACAGATATCGATCCCCGCGATCAACGAAGTGTCGCTGCTGCGCGAAACCCGCGAAACCGCGAAGCTCGAGGTGATGGTCGACGGCCGCGTCGTCCTGCCCGAACTGGTATGCGACGGCGTGCTGGTCGCCACCCCCGCCGGATCGACCGCCTATAACCTGTCGGCGCAGGGGCCGATCCTGCCGCTCGATTCCTCGCTGCTCGCGCTCACCCCGATCAGCCCGTTCCGCCCACGCCGCTGGCGCGGGGCAATTCTGCCGAATCGTACCAAGGTGACGTTCCGCGTGCTCGATTCGGGCAAAAGATCGGTCAGCGCGGTCGCCGATCAGCACGAAGTACGCGACGTTGAAAGCGTGACGATCTCGATCGACCGCACCAGCCCGCTGACGCTGCTTTTCGACCCCGAACACGCGCTCGACGACCGCATCGCGGCCGAGCAGTTTGCGACATAA
- a CDS encoding Rap1a/Tai family immunity protein: MITGVLGAIVLTGGALLDDCQAKDSRRARCEAYVHGVIDATTTIAQSAGGALLCIPENATMDQIVGAVSGFIASVPAERHMTASSLSIYALQRAYPCPE, translated from the coding sequence ATGATAACTGGGGTATTGGGGGCGATCGTCCTGACGGGCGGCGCGTTGCTGGACGATTGTCAGGCCAAGGACAGTCGCCGGGCGCGATGTGAGGCTTATGTGCACGGCGTGATCGATGCGACCACGACGATCGCGCAGTCGGCAGGCGGGGCTCTGCTCTGCATCCCCGAAAACGCGACGATGGATCAGATTGTCGGCGCCGTCAGCGGCTTCATCGCAAGCGTGCCGGCCGAGCGGCACATGACGGCATCGAGCCTGTCGATCTACGCGCTGCAACGCGCTTATCCCTGCCCGGAATAG
- a CDS encoding DUF2490 domain-containing protein produces the protein MSFRLRPILFTSLLLIASPAAARLEDEQFWLQINSTVPVNDQFRVTLEQIGRIGDRQNGLYETEVGVLFRYRLSKHIELGGGYRHVNAFNGNRASDEDRFRQHIIGTWGPVLVRFRVDDRLNPRGNEIGFRIRPLVRVNQKLNNRGLSAFVMHETFYLANTTDWGQRRGFERMRNAVGLNVPVSKRINADIGYLNQYRFARFGAQAQMAHALSIQLNINLPRLRLGK, from the coding sequence GTGTCTTTCCGCCTGCGTCCCATCCTGTTCACCTCGCTGCTTCTGATCGCGTCGCCGGCGGCGGCGCGGCTGGAGGACGAACAGTTCTGGCTGCAGATCAACAGCACGGTGCCGGTGAACGATCAGTTTCGGGTCACGCTGGAACAGATCGGCCGCATCGGCGATCGGCAGAATGGCCTTTACGAGACCGAAGTCGGCGTCCTGTTCCGATACCGGCTGTCGAAGCATATCGAGCTTGGCGGCGGCTATCGCCACGTCAACGCGTTCAACGGCAACCGCGCGTCCGACGAGGATCGTTTCCGTCAGCACATCATCGGCACATGGGGGCCGGTGCTGGTCCGTTTTCGCGTGGACGATCGCCTCAATCCGCGCGGGAACGAGATCGGCTTCCGCATCCGCCCGCTCGTCCGCGTCAATCAGAAGCTCAACAATCGCGGGCTTTCGGCCTTCGTGATGCACGAGACCTTCTACCTCGCCAACACAACCGACTGGGGCCAGCGCCGCGGATTCGAGCGGATGCGCAACGCCGTCGGGCTGAACGTGCCCGTCTCGAAGCGGATCAACGCCGATATCGGCTATCTCAACCAATATCGGTTCGCGCGCTTCGGCGCGCAGGCGCAGATGGCCCACGCGCTCAGCATTCAGCTCAACATCAACCTGCCCCGACTGCGCCTGGGCAAATAA